One genomic region from Streptomyces sp. NBC_01431 encodes:
- a CDS encoding GntR family transcriptional regulator, with the protein MPEQPPYLRIADVLRRRIADREWTPGDRLPSRAQIAQECGVGENVIRRAQELLISQGVLEGRAGSGTYVAEPRERVRVVRSAAREQPDGSPFRSDMRALGRQGGWESRTDAKVPAPGEIASRLGIAVGDLCVRTVYEFLADGRPVQLSTSWEPYDLTAGTIVVLPEGGPHAGEGVVNRMAEIGITVGHAVEQPEPRHATAEEASLLGIQKGALVTHIRRTYYSDQGRPVETADIVVPVALCEIVYEVPINRQ; encoded by the coding sequence ATGCCTGAGCAGCCGCCTTATCTCCGCATCGCTGATGTCCTCCGGCGGCGCATCGCGGATCGCGAGTGGACGCCGGGCGATCGGCTGCCCTCCCGCGCTCAGATCGCCCAGGAGTGCGGCGTCGGCGAGAACGTGATCCGCCGGGCGCAGGAACTGCTCATCTCGCAAGGGGTGTTGGAGGGGCGGGCCGGGTCCGGAACGTACGTCGCCGAGCCGCGGGAGCGCGTGCGCGTGGTTCGCTCCGCGGCTCGCGAGCAGCCCGACGGCTCCCCGTTCCGCTCGGACATGCGTGCCCTGGGGCGGCAAGGTGGCTGGGAGAGCCGGACCGATGCGAAGGTTCCGGCGCCGGGTGAGATCGCGTCGCGGCTGGGCATCGCGGTAGGCGATCTCTGTGTCCGCACCGTGTACGAGTTCCTGGCCGACGGCCGGCCCGTGCAGCTCTCCACGAGTTGGGAGCCCTACGACCTCACCGCGGGGACGATCGTCGTCCTTCCCGAGGGAGGGCCCCATGCCGGAGAGGGCGTCGTGAACCGTATGGCCGAGATCGGGATCACGGTCGGCCATGCCGTGGAGCAGCCGGAGCCGCGACACGCGACCGCCGAAGAGGCGTCACTGCTCGGCATTCAGAAGGGCGCGCTCGTCACACACATTCGGCGGACGTACTACAGCGATCAGGGGCGCCCCGTGGAGACGGCCGACATCGTCGTGCCGGTTGCTCTGTGCGAGATCGTCTATGAGGTGCCGATCAACCGGCAGTAG
- a CDS encoding GntR family transcriptional regulator, giving the protein MVTRPAPPLPYAIADDLRARIITGRLQVDERLPSEAQLAAHYRVSTPTLRNALAVLQGEGLIEKIHGKGNFVRRRLHQVTYVGGGHMAIDRDAARVTLRVTVRTTKIWARSDVASLLKVPLHSPLTELRCVGYEGDSPHSLIRFYVPRDLAPVNPRAELSCWGSVEATLAEARPALADTQETVNARLPTRSEAATLRISTALAILAITRVSTDITGRVAEAAHLVLPGDRANALFTTHRITAERLTQR; this is encoded by the coding sequence GTGGTGACCCGGCCCGCCCCGCCCCTCCCGTACGCGATCGCCGACGACCTACGCGCCCGGATCATCACGGGACGACTCCAGGTCGACGAACGCCTCCCCTCGGAGGCTCAGCTCGCCGCGCACTACAGGGTCAGCACGCCGACCCTGCGAAACGCCTTGGCGGTCCTCCAGGGCGAAGGGCTCATCGAGAAGATCCACGGCAAAGGCAACTTCGTGCGCCGCCGTCTTCATCAGGTCACATACGTCGGCGGCGGCCACATGGCCATCGACCGGGATGCCGCAAGGGTGACCCTCCGCGTCACGGTCCGCACCACCAAGATCTGGGCGCGAAGTGACGTGGCCTCGCTGCTGAAGGTGCCGCTCCACAGCCCGCTGACCGAACTGCGCTGCGTCGGCTACGAGGGTGATTCGCCACACAGCCTGATCCGCTTCTACGTCCCGCGCGACCTGGCACCGGTCAACCCGCGAGCAGAGCTGTCCTGTTGGGGGTCGGTCGAGGCGACCCTGGCGGAGGCGCGCCCAGCACTCGCCGACACTCAGGAGACAGTCAACGCCCGCCTTCCGACCCGGAGCGAAGCCGCCACCCTGCGCATCAGCACGGCACTGGCCATCCTGGCAATCACCCGGGTCTCAACCGACATCACGGGCCGCGTGGCAGAAGCAGCCCACCTCGTCCTCCCCGGCGACCGCGCCAACGCCCTTTTCACCACCCATCGCATTACGGCAGAGAGGCTGACGCAACGATGA
- a CDS encoding NUDIX hydrolase: protein MLLYMSNSAREGQSTPLHSVSVAGVVVRDDGRLLAIRRADNGTWELPGGVLELDESPEEGVRREVREETGIHVEVDELTGVYKNTTRGIVALVFRCKPAGGVERTSSESTAVDWLTPEEVAEWMSEVYAIRLLDALDGAGPHVRSHDGKRLTPAR, encoded by the coding sequence ATGCTCCTGTACATGAGTAACAGCGCCCGGGAAGGCCAGTCAACGCCACTCCACTCCGTGTCCGTCGCCGGGGTAGTGGTTCGCGACGACGGTCGGCTCCTGGCCATCCGGCGCGCTGACAACGGCACTTGGGAACTCCCCGGCGGCGTACTCGAACTCGATGAGTCCCCGGAGGAAGGTGTTCGTCGCGAAGTCCGAGAAGAGACGGGCATCCACGTAGAGGTCGACGAGCTGACCGGGGTCTACAAGAACACGACCCGGGGCATCGTGGCCCTGGTGTTCCGCTGCAAGCCCGCGGGCGGCGTGGAGCGCACGTCGAGCGAATCAACGGCCGTCGACTGGCTCACGCCGGAAGAGGTCGCGGAGTGGATGTCCGAGGTCTACGCGATCCGTCTCCTGGACGCGCTGGACGGGGCGGGCCCGCACGTCCGCAGCCACGACGGTAAGCGCCTGACGCCCGCGCGATAG
- a CDS encoding GntR family transcriptional regulator, protein MGTVVGGGRAVPRYVQIADEIVQQIRAGVLKPGEMVPSESELVDRYGVSGGTIRKAMVEVRASGLVETRHGKGSIVKDRPPVRHRSSDRFRRSHRQGGKAAYLAESAQSGATAKVSVLYIGPMEAPEDIAERLDVEAGTQVLARRRLYFRNGTPVETATSYLPWDVVKDIPELFAENPGGGGIYARLEDHGHEFAEFVETLQARPASKAETSELALSPGAPVVHLVREAVTTAGRVVEVCDTLMAADQFVFSYRIPAAD, encoded by the coding sequence ATGGGAACAGTAGTAGGAGGTGGGAGAGCCGTACCTCGGTACGTGCAGATCGCCGACGAGATCGTTCAGCAGATCCGAGCCGGTGTCCTCAAGCCCGGCGAAATGGTGCCGAGCGAGTCCGAACTCGTGGATCGCTACGGCGTCTCGGGCGGGACCATTCGTAAGGCCATGGTCGAGGTCCGGGCCAGTGGGCTCGTGGAGACCCGGCACGGCAAGGGCTCCATCGTGAAGGACCGGCCGCCCGTGCGGCACCGCTCCTCCGACCGTTTTCGGCGCTCGCATCGGCAGGGCGGCAAGGCCGCGTACCTGGCCGAGTCCGCCCAGTCCGGAGCGACCGCCAAGGTGAGCGTGCTCTACATCGGCCCCATGGAAGCCCCCGAGGACATCGCCGAGCGCCTGGACGTCGAGGCCGGCACTCAGGTGCTCGCCCGTCGGCGGCTGTACTTCCGCAACGGAACGCCCGTCGAAACGGCGACCTCGTACCTCCCGTGGGACGTCGTGAAGGACATCCCCGAGCTCTTCGCCGAGAACCCCGGCGGGGGCGGCATCTACGCCCGACTCGAAGACCACGGGCACGAGTTCGCGGAGTTCGTCGAGACGCTCCAAGCCCGCCCTGCGTCCAAGGCCGAGACGTCCGAGCTGGCGCTGAGCCCCGGGGCTCCGGTGGTGCACCTCGTCCGCGAAGCCGTGACGACCGCGGGCCGCGTCGTCGAGGTTTGCGACACCCTCATGGCCGCTGACCAGTTCGTCTTCAGCTATCGGATCCCCGCCGCCGACTGA
- a CDS encoding SCO3933 family regulatory protein — protein sequence MRQIPVDTSAATVMVAKAPQPKVKDRRTGELAVDADTGAALMTVDVMFAANDEVEILSVTIPKPGLSDDLAMGTPVALTGLIARPWENEFNGQKRHGIAYRAVALTSLGVGSTQPKAA from the coding sequence GTGCGTCAGATCCCTGTAGACACTTCCGCCGCGACCGTGATGGTCGCCAAGGCGCCGCAGCCCAAGGTCAAGGACCGCCGTACCGGCGAGCTCGCCGTGGACGCCGACACCGGAGCCGCGCTGATGACCGTGGACGTGATGTTCGCGGCCAACGACGAAGTCGAGATCCTGTCCGTCACCATCCCCAAGCCCGGTCTCTCCGACGACTTGGCCATGGGGACCCCGGTCGCGCTGACGGGGCTCATCGCGCGGCCGTGGGAGAACGAGTTCAACGGCCAGAAGCGGCACGGCATCGCTTACCGCGCGGTCGCCCTCACTTCCCTCGGCGTCGGCTCTACGCAGCCCAAGGCAGCCTGA
- a CDS encoding FtsK/SpoIIIE domain-containing protein: MTTFTVVLTLVVASAVVLRWRRPAWYWVCFGAALASLRLLIRYASVMEACGLTVPPARWQLALARMAGRSVPESRSPRVLRLRPTRTGLVLRLKLRPGQDAFDFSAATDRLRHSFGMYGVSSRELRSGVVELRMTGYDVLRRVRMPAEKAGDAAPMCIPVALREDGAVHYRDFRAVPHGLTLGATESGKSVYLRSLVCGLAPLDVALVGIDCKQGVELFPLARRFSALADAQETALDLLDALVSHMADVYRLIRAQQRISVAVPDAEIAADIWDLPVDLRPVPVVVLVDEVAELALFANKDEEKRRDRIVTDLVRLAQLGRAAGIYLEICGQRFGSELGKGITMLRAQLTGRTAHRVNDETSANMAFGDISPDAVLAAIQISPDTPGLAVAGDSTGGWARIRAPHTSLRDAVNLCNTYADRTPDLPALAAFRPVVAAPAKALAPFNASPATA, translated from the coding sequence ATGACCACCTTCACGGTCGTGTTGACGCTGGTCGTCGCCTCCGCAGTGGTCCTGCGGTGGCGGCGCCCCGCCTGGTACTGGGTCTGCTTCGGCGCCGCGCTCGCCTCATTACGGCTTCTGATCCGGTACGCCTCGGTCATGGAGGCCTGCGGGCTCACCGTGCCACCCGCGCGCTGGCAGCTCGCCCTCGCCCGGATGGCAGGCCGATCCGTACCCGAGTCCCGCTCGCCCCGCGTCCTGCGGTTACGGCCGACGCGCACGGGCCTGGTCCTGCGGCTCAAGCTCCGCCCCGGTCAGGACGCCTTCGACTTCTCCGCCGCCACGGACCGGCTGCGCCATTCGTTCGGGATGTACGGCGTCAGCTCTCGCGAACTGCGTTCAGGAGTTGTGGAGTTGCGCATGACCGGCTACGACGTGCTCAGGCGGGTTCGGATGCCCGCCGAGAAGGCCGGTGACGCTGCTCCGATGTGCATCCCCGTGGCCCTGCGCGAGGACGGGGCCGTGCACTACCGCGACTTCCGTGCCGTGCCTCACGGGCTCACGCTGGGAGCCACCGAGTCCGGTAAGTCCGTGTACCTGCGCAGCCTCGTCTGCGGGCTCGCCCCACTCGACGTCGCCCTGGTCGGGATCGACTGCAAGCAGGGCGTCGAACTCTTCCCCCTGGCCCGCCGCTTCTCCGCCCTCGCGGACGCCCAGGAGACCGCGCTCGACCTCCTCGACGCGCTCGTCTCGCACATGGCGGACGTCTACCGGCTCATCCGTGCCCAGCAGCGCATCAGCGTCGCCGTACCGGACGCGGAGATCGCCGCCGACATCTGGGACCTGCCCGTCGACCTTCGCCCCGTCCCGGTCGTCGTCCTGGTCGACGAGGTCGCCGAACTCGCGCTCTTCGCGAACAAGGACGAGGAGAAGCGCCGCGATCGCATCGTCACCGATCTGGTCCGGCTCGCCCAACTCGGCCGCGCCGCAGGCATTTACCTGGAGATCTGCGGTCAGCGCTTCGGCTCCGAACTGGGCAAGGGCATCACGATGCTCCGCGCCCAGCTCACCGGCCGCACCGCCCACCGCGTCAACGACGAGACCAGCGCCAACATGGCCTTCGGAGACATCTCCCCGGACGCCGTTCTCGCTGCCATCCAGATCTCGCCCGATACTCCGGGCCTCGCCGTCGCCGGCGACTCGACCGGCGGCTGGGCCCGCATCCGCGCCCCGCACACCTCGCTGCGCGACGCCGTGAACCTCTGTAACACCTACGCCGACCGCACGCCGGACCTACCGGCCCTCGCCGCCTTCCGGCCCGTCGTCGCGGCACCGGCCAAGGCCCTCGCGCCGTTCAACGCCTCCCCCGCCACGGCCTGA
- a CDS encoding DUF2637 domain-containing protein: MNRSIRVDAVLVQAGIAGALSFAHLHDLAAASGQDGWKAWAYPVSVDLLLVASWRRLRTEGPSRLAWSWFLIALSASLGANVATAGFFDLQHPSSWLRFGIAGWPALAYLGGTLLAHTSPDPTSDEPTEPLPTHESAPSDAASARRLIEAPGREEPAPATASVPAALVDHARKLADDHQARTGSAIDADTLRARLGVPAQLANAIVAQLD, from the coding sequence ATGAACCGCTCGATCCGCGTGGACGCCGTTCTCGTACAAGCCGGGATCGCCGGGGCGCTGTCCTTCGCACACCTTCATGACCTCGCTGCCGCCTCCGGGCAGGACGGCTGGAAGGCCTGGGCCTATCCCGTCAGCGTCGACCTGCTCCTGGTCGCGTCCTGGCGACGGCTTCGCACTGAAGGTCCGTCGCGGCTTGCCTGGTCCTGGTTCCTGATCGCGCTGTCCGCGTCGCTCGGAGCCAACGTGGCCACAGCGGGCTTCTTCGACCTTCAACACCCTTCTTCCTGGCTGCGGTTCGGCATCGCCGGGTGGCCAGCGCTCGCCTACCTCGGCGGCACCCTGCTCGCCCACACCTCGCCAGACCCGACCAGCGACGAACCGACGGAGCCGTTGCCGACGCACGAGTCCGCTCCCTCGGATGCCGCCTCCGCTCGAAGGCTCATCGAGGCTCCCGGACGGGAAGAGCCCGCTCCGGCCACCGCCTCCGTTCCGGCCGCCCTCGTCGACCACGCCCGCAAGCTCGCCGACGACCACCAGGCGCGTACGGGATCCGCGATCGACGCCGACACTCTGCGCGCCCGCCTCGGAGTACCGGCCCAGCTCGCCAACGCCATCGTCGCCCAACTCGACTGA
- a CDS encoding mobile element transfer protein, with protein sequence MPARDHFHSVMRIGPVQIGTYRDHRGRTKHAAVCTNDRCGWSADYSSRSAAQLAARTHRCATR encoded by the coding sequence ATGCCCGCTCGTGACCACTTCCACTCCGTGATGCGGATCGGCCCCGTGCAGATCGGCACCTATCGCGACCACCGCGGCCGGACCAAGCACGCGGCCGTGTGCACCAACGACCGCTGCGGCTGGTCCGCCGACTACTCCAGCCGCAGCGCGGCCCAGCTCGCCGCCCGCACCCACCGCTGCGCCACCCGATAG
- a CDS encoding SpdD-like protein, with protein sequence MFRPKVPTMPQPTGLAIPPTVTVEPVVTAQHPVQAVQAVVPSPAPSRPAIQITPGAVIALIGGGTAVVLVLGAVLVSMLLAVALTGTSLAICALVVRSLMSTGTKHR encoded by the coding sequence ATGTTCCGTCCCAAGGTCCCGACCATGCCGCAGCCGACCGGCCTCGCCATTCCGCCGACCGTCACCGTCGAACCGGTCGTCACCGCCCAGCACCCCGTGCAAGCCGTGCAGGCCGTCGTACCGAGTCCCGCACCCTCCCGGCCCGCCATCCAGATCACCCCCGGCGCCGTCATCGCCCTCATCGGCGGAGGGACGGCCGTGGTCCTGGTGCTCGGCGCTGTCCTGGTCTCGATGCTGCTCGCAGTCGCCCTCACCGGGACATCGCTCGCCATCTGCGCCCTGGTCGTCCGTTCCCTGATGAGCACGGGCACGAAGCACCGCTGA
- the repSA gene encoding replication initiator protein RepSA, whose product MAHPAAPDRRLRTRESPVTATPIDPITLGDLLRVASAPDFDRWQDQVRRTGGCSDPVHLTGWTLTKDRTTGETLHSYSTGTEPGGRLRVACGNRRASRCPSCAWTYAGDTYQLIRAGLAGDDRRDVPGTVRDHPRVFATLTAPSFGPVHNRPGRGLCRCGTAHATDDPALGTALDPTTYDYAAAVLFNNHAGGLWMRFTTRLRRELAARAGVTQRELKESARVSYGKVAEFQKRGAVHFHAVIRVDGPDGPGTPPPSWATVALLTDAIHAAAAHGYTSVSVPAADGQPARTFRWGAQLDVRPIKAFGDGSDITEQAVASYVAKYATKAAENTGTLDRRIGEPAELDRHDLPEHARRLIKACKLLDPLYPDRRLWAWAHMLGFRGHFSSKSRRYSTTLGELRAARADFRAAQEREALGLEDREPDSVLVVRDWQYAGHGHTPGESALAATIARALQLNRETAREELPAQLALEGAAA is encoded by the coding sequence ATGGCTCACCCCGCCGCACCCGACCGACGCCTCCGCACACGGGAGTCGCCCGTAACTGCAACGCCCATCGACCCGATCACCCTCGGAGACCTGTTGAGAGTGGCCTCGGCCCCCGACTTCGATCGCTGGCAGGACCAGGTCCGTCGCACCGGCGGCTGCTCCGACCCCGTACACCTCACCGGCTGGACTCTCACCAAGGACAGGACGACCGGGGAGACCCTGCACTCGTACTCCACCGGCACGGAACCGGGCGGCCGACTCCGCGTCGCCTGCGGTAACCGCCGCGCCTCCCGCTGCCCGTCGTGCGCCTGGACGTACGCGGGCGACACCTACCAACTCATCCGCGCCGGGCTCGCCGGGGACGACCGCCGAGACGTTCCCGGCACGGTCCGGGACCACCCGCGCGTCTTCGCCACCCTCACGGCCCCGTCCTTCGGTCCGGTCCACAATCGCCCTGGCCGAGGACTCTGCCGCTGCGGCACTGCCCATGCCACGGACGACCCCGCACTGGGCACGGCCCTCGACCCGACGACGTACGACTACGCGGCGGCGGTGCTTTTCAACAACCACGCGGGCGGCCTGTGGATGCGCTTCACGACCCGACTGCGCCGAGAGCTGGCCGCACGCGCAGGGGTGACGCAACGCGAGTTGAAAGAGTCGGCCCGCGTCTCGTACGGAAAGGTCGCGGAGTTCCAGAAGCGGGGTGCCGTGCACTTCCACGCCGTGATCCGCGTCGACGGCCCGGACGGACCCGGAACGCCGCCGCCGTCCTGGGCCACGGTCGCTCTGCTCACCGACGCCATCCACGCCGCCGCAGCACACGGCTATACGTCCGTCTCCGTACCGGCGGCCGACGGGCAACCGGCCCGTACCTTCCGCTGGGGCGCGCAGCTCGACGTACGCCCGATCAAGGCCTTCGGCGACGGGTCGGACATCACGGAACAGGCCGTGGCCTCCTACGTCGCCAAGTACGCCACCAAAGCCGCCGAGAACACCGGCACGCTGGACCGACGCATCGGCGAGCCGGCCGAGCTCGACCGTCACGACCTCCCCGAGCACGCCCGGCGCCTGATCAAAGCCTGCAAGCTCCTCGATCCGCTCTACCCCGACCGCCGTCTCTGGGCGTGGGCTCACATGCTCGGCTTCCGGGGCCACTTCTCCTCGAAGTCGCGCCGTTACTCGACCACGCTGGGCGAACTCCGGGCTGCGCGAGCCGACTTCCGCGCCGCACAAGAGCGCGAAGCCCTCGGCCTGGAGGACCGCGAGCCGGACAGCGTCCTCGTCGTGCGCGACTGGCAGTACGCGGGCCACGGCCACACCCCCGGCGAGTCGGCCCTCGCCGCGACCATCGCCCGCGCGCTCCAGCTCAACCGCGAGACCGCGCGCGAGGAACTGCCCGCCCAACTCGCCCTGGAAGGAGCCGCAGCATGA
- a CDS encoding helix-turn-helix domain-containing protein, with protein MTTSTTTAELLTVTEVMTRLKLGRSKVYDLIRSHRLVSIKIDGARRIPLDSVSAFILGQIEEAS; from the coding sequence ATGACCACCTCGACCACCACCGCCGAGCTGCTGACCGTCACCGAAGTCATGACGCGGCTCAAGCTCGGGCGCTCCAAGGTCTACGACCTCATCCGGTCGCACCGCCTGGTCTCGATCAAGATTGACGGTGCGCGCCGCATCCCGCTCGACTCCGTCAGCGCTTTCATCCTCGGCCAGATCGAGGAGGCTTCCTGA
- a CDS encoding tyrosine-type recombinase/integrase: protein MATTQRKRNPNGAGTITKRKDGRYQCAVYVLQPDGTRARKFAYGKTWEECDAKRREFLDKVASGTPVPTRSAKLSEWLSFWLESVVKPRRKLSTYDKYEAHVRLYLSPMIGGKRLESLGTADVRRFLLQLEKKTTAATAKESHRVLRSALSAACREEMITRNVAKLVEPPRPKPRELSPWSLDETLTFLAAARLDPLYAAFVLAIAMGLRRGELVGLRWSDIDLEQRTLTVRQQLQRRRGVLYNDETKGRRSRALPLPAMCVAPLRWHRMRQAAAREGAGAAWQESGYVFTTRTGRPVEPRNVHRSFVRVSETAGLRVVRLHDARHGCATLLTAAGVAPRVVMEILGHSQISLTMDVYTHVVQDTQREAISHMDRLLRRRPVRD from the coding sequence ATGGCCACCACCCAGCGCAAGCGCAACCCCAACGGCGCGGGCACGATCACCAAGCGCAAGGACGGCCGCTACCAGTGCGCGGTCTACGTCCTCCAGCCGGACGGCACCCGGGCCCGCAAGTTCGCGTACGGCAAGACCTGGGAGGAGTGCGACGCCAAGCGCCGCGAATTCCTCGACAAGGTCGCGAGCGGCACCCCGGTGCCCACCCGGTCGGCCAAGCTCTCCGAGTGGCTGTCCTTCTGGCTGGAGAGCGTCGTGAAGCCGCGCCGCAAGCTCAGCACGTACGACAAGTACGAGGCGCACGTCCGGCTCTACCTCTCCCCGATGATCGGCGGGAAGCGGCTTGAGTCTCTCGGGACCGCAGACGTCCGGCGCTTCCTCCTCCAGCTGGAGAAGAAGACCACGGCCGCCACCGCGAAGGAGTCGCACCGGGTCCTGCGCTCAGCCCTCTCCGCCGCCTGCCGGGAGGAGATGATCACGCGCAACGTGGCCAAGCTCGTCGAGCCTCCGCGCCCGAAGCCGCGTGAACTGAGCCCGTGGTCCCTCGACGAGACCCTGACCTTCCTCGCCGCCGCCCGACTCGATCCGCTCTACGCCGCCTTCGTGCTCGCCATCGCCATGGGCCTGCGCCGGGGAGAACTCGTCGGTCTGCGCTGGTCCGACATCGACCTGGAGCAAAGGACGTTGACCGTACGGCAGCAGCTCCAGCGCCGACGCGGCGTGCTCTACAACGACGAGACGAAAGGGCGCCGGAGCCGGGCGCTCCCGCTCCCCGCCATGTGCGTCGCTCCCCTGCGCTGGCACCGCATGCGCCAAGCCGCCGCCCGCGAGGGTGCCGGTGCGGCCTGGCAGGAGTCCGGCTACGTCTTCACCACTCGGACCGGCCGACCGGTCGAACCCCGCAACGTGCACCGGTCCTTCGTCCGGGTCTCCGAGACCGCCGGCCTCCGCGTCGTCCGGCTGCACGATGCCCGCCACGGTTGCGCAACCCTGCTCACCGCGGCCGGAGTCGCGCCCCGCGTCGTGATGGAGATCCTCGGCCACTCGCAGATCAGTCTGACCATGGACGTGTACACGCACGTCGTCCAGGACACCCAGCGCGAGGCCATCAGCCACATGGACCGGCTGCTGCGGCGTCGCCCGGTCAGGGACTGA
- a CDS encoding ABC transporter ATP-binding protein, with translation MATVTFDKATRIYPGSTKPAVDGLEIEIEDGEFLVLVGPSGCGKSTSLRMLAGLEDVNGGAIRIGERDVTHLPPKDRDIAMVFQNYALYPHMTVADNMGFALKIAGVNKAEIRKKVEEAAKILDLSEYLDRKPKALSGGQRQRVAMGRAIVREPQVFLMDEPLSNLDAKLRVSTRTQIASLQRRLGITTVYVTHDQVEAMTMGDRVAVLKDGLLQQIDSPRNMYDRPANLFVAGFIGSPAMNLVEVPITDGGVKFGNSVVPVSREALSAAADKGDRTVTVGVRPEHFDIVEQNGAAAKALTKESADAPAGLAVTVNVVEELGADGYVYGSAEVGGEVKDLVVRVNGRAVPDKGTQLHVVPRPGETHVFSTSTGERLSD, from the coding sequence ATGGCCACTGTCACGTTCGACAAGGCGACCCGGATCTACCCGGGCTCCACCAAGCCCGCGGTCGACGGTCTGGAGATCGAGATCGAGGACGGCGAGTTCCTCGTACTCGTCGGACCCTCCGGCTGCGGAAAGTCCACCTCCCTGCGCATGCTCGCGGGCCTGGAGGACGTCAACGGCGGAGCGATCCGCATCGGTGAGCGCGACGTCACGCACCTGCCGCCCAAGGACCGGGACATCGCCATGGTGTTCCAGAACTACGCGCTGTACCCGCACATGACCGTCGCCGACAACATGGGCTTCGCCCTCAAGATCGCCGGCGTGAACAAGGCGGAGATCCGGAAGAAGGTCGAGGAGGCCGCGAAGATCCTCGACCTGAGCGAGTACCTGGACCGCAAGCCCAAGGCGCTCTCCGGTGGTCAGCGCCAGCGTGTCGCGATGGGCCGCGCCATCGTGCGCGAGCCGCAGGTCTTCCTCATGGACGAGCCGCTGTCGAACCTCGACGCCAAGCTCCGCGTGTCCACCCGTACGCAGATCGCCTCGCTCCAGCGCCGGCTCGGCATCACCACCGTGTACGTCACGCACGACCAGGTCGAGGCCATGACGATGGGCGACCGGGTGGCCGTCCTCAAGGACGGTCTGCTCCAGCAGATCGACTCGCCGCGCAACATGTACGACCGCCCGGCCAACCTGTTCGTCGCCGGCTTCATCGGCTCGCCCGCCATGAACCTGGTCGAGGTGCCGATCACCGACGGCGGGGTGAAGTTCGGCAACAGCGTCGTGCCGGTCAGCCGCGAGGCGCTGTCCGCCGCCGCCGACAAGGGCGACCGCACCGTCACGGTCGGCGTCCGCCCCGAGCACTTCGACATCGTGGAGCAGAACGGCGCCGCCGCGAAGGCCCTCACCAAGGAGTCCGCGGACGCCCCGGCGGGCCTCGCGGTCACCGTCAACGTCGTTGAGGAGCTCGGCGCCGACGGTTATGTGTACGGATCCGCGGAGGTCGGCGGCGAAGTGAAGGACCTCGTGGTCCGCGTCAACGGCCGCGCGGTGCCGGACAAGGGCACGCAGCTGCACGTCGTCCCGCGGCCGGGCGAGACCCACGTGTTCTCGACTTCCACGGGAGAGCGCCTCAGCGACTGA
- a CDS encoding nucleotidyltransferase family protein, with translation MTASTTATFPTQAVILAGGQGSRLRPYTDDRPKPMVEIPGTGVPIIGHQLAWLAAEGVTDAVVSCGHLADVLKDWLAKADLPLRVTTVVEDEPLGRGGGLKHAAASLPHPGQPWYATNGDIWTRFSLREMASFHGERDATATLALARPRIPWGAVETDAFGHITDFIESPPSPYLINAGVYVFSAAFTAMLPDVGDHERTTFPRLARERRLAGFPLPHGAYWRAIDTAKDLTEAAKELSAQGR, from the coding sequence ATGACTGCGAGCACAACTGCGACGTTTCCGACGCAGGCCGTGATCCTGGCGGGCGGCCAGGGCTCACGACTTCGTCCGTACACCGACGACCGCCCCAAGCCGATGGTCGAGATCCCGGGCACCGGGGTCCCGATCATCGGCCATCAGCTCGCCTGGCTGGCCGCCGAGGGCGTCACTGACGCCGTCGTCTCCTGCGGCCACCTCGCCGACGTCCTGAAGGACTGGCTGGCGAAGGCGGACCTGCCGCTGCGCGTCACCACGGTCGTCGAGGACGAACCGCTGGGCCGGGGCGGCGGCCTGAAGCACGCGGCGGCCTCGCTGCCCCACCCCGGCCAGCCCTGGTACGCCACCAACGGCGACATCTGGACGCGCTTCTCGCTCCGCGAGATGGCCTCCTTCCACGGCGAGCGCGACGCGACCGCCACGCTGGCCCTGGCCCGCCCCCGCATCCCGTGGGGCGCCGTCGAAACCGACGCCTTCGGCCACATCACGGACTTCATCGAGTCGCCGCCCTCGCCGTACCTCATCAACGCGGGCGTGTACGTCTTCTCCGCGGCCTTCACCGCGATGCTGCCCGACGTCGGCGACCACGAGCGCACCACGTTCCCCCGGCTGGCCCGCGAGCGCCGCCTGGCCGGGTTCCCGCTGCCGCACGGGGCGTACTGGCGGGCCATCGACACCGCGAAGGACCTCACGGAGGCGGCCAAGGAGCTTTCCGCTCAAGGGCGTTGA